The sequence GGCGCCCGATGAGGCCGCGCCGCACCTCGCCCAGGCGATGAAGGATCCGGACCGCTCCGTGCGGCGGCGGGCCTCGCTGCTCGCGGTGGGCCTGGAGGGCGCGGCGGCGCGGCGGCTGGGTGAAGAGGCCATCCACGACAGCGTCCCCGAGGTGCGCGCCCTGGCCGCGCTGGCGCTCGGTGCAGCCAATGGCGAGGGGGCCCGGACGCTGCTGCTCGAGGCGCTCATGGATGACGAGCTCCGCGTGCGCAAGGCTGCCGCGCAGAGCCTCTCGCGCATCCTCGGCCACGATGTCTCGTCGGTGGTGGGGCTGGACGAGCCGCAGCGGCGGCGCGAAGTCCGTCGGCTCGCCACGCTTCCCTCCCAGCCCGTGCGTGCGCCGCTCAAGGCGAGCCCGCCCCCGAGTCCTGTTCCCGTGGTGGAGCTTGTCTCTCCGCCTCCCGCTGTGGCCCGCGCCGCTGCTCCCGCGCCTGTGCCTGCTCCCGCAGCGCAGCCGGTGGCCGCGGCTCCCGTGACGCTGGCGCGCACGGTGCCGGCGTCTGCTCCCGAGCGCTCGGGCTCCGTCCGGACCGCCCTGGCGGTCATGGGCACGCGGTCCTCGCCCGGGGAGCCCTCCGCGGCCGAGCCGAGCGCTCCCGGGGCGCGTCCGGGCCCCTCGCCGGTGGAGGCGCTCTGCACGTCGCTGATGGCGGACATCCGCTCGGCCATCCGGGGGCGGTCAATGGGTGAACTGACGGCGGTTGTCTCCGCTCCAGTCGAGCTGGCTCAGGAGGCATTGACCCTCCTGCTGGCCCGTGGGGCTGTGGTACGCCGGGGGCACAAGTACTTCGTGGCATGACGCCACGTCGCCCTGGGGTCGAACGAAGGGTTCTCGATGGAAGCTCCAACCTACACCGCCAAGCAAGTAGCCGAGATGCTCGGCGTGTCCGCGAAGGAGCTCTCCCAGGCCCTGAAGAAGGACGCGTACACGCCGGATGACCTGTGGGAGCTGCGCGCCACGCTGCAGAAGTACCCGGAGGTCATCACCCACCGCCGACAGCTGTTCCTCAACTTCAAGGGCGGCACGGGCAAGACGTCGCTGTCCACCTCCTATGCGTGGCGCCTGGCCGAGCTGGGCTACGCGGTGCTGCTCATCGACTTGGACAGCCAGGGCCACTCCACCAAGTGCCTGGGCTACGAGGGCGAGGACTTCCCGAAGACGCTGCAGGATGTGCTGGTGCGCAAGGCGCCCCTGTCGCAGGTCATCCAGAAGTCCACGCTGCCCAACCTGGACTTCGTGCCCTCCAACCTGAGCATGTCCACGGTGGACCTGGCGCTGATGCCCATGGCCGGCCGTGAGTTCAAGCTGCGCAACGCGCTGAAAGAAGTCGAGGCTCAGTACGACGTCATCGTCTTCGACGCGCCTCCGTCCTTCGGCCTGCTGAACCTCAACGCGCTGATGGCGGCCAACGACTTGTTCGTCCCGGTGCTCGCCGACTTCCTGTCCTTCCACGGCCTGAAGCTGCTCTTCGAGACGGTGCAGAGCCTGGAAGAGGACCTGCAACACGTGCTGGACCACGTGTTCATCGTCGTGAACTCCTTCAACGCCACTTTCAAGCTGGCGAAAGAGGCACTCGAGGCGCTGCAAACGCACTACCCCGAGTACCTGCTGCCGACCATCATCCGGCAATGCACCAAGTTCGCACTGGCCTCCAGCGAGGGCCGCCCCGTGTTCGTCGCCGACCCGGCGAGCAAGGGCGCCACCGACATCCAGGCCATGATTGACCATGTTCTGCCGCTGATGGCGGCCACGGCGCCCAAGGCCGGCGCCAAGGCCACCAAGGCCAGCTGACCCTTTCCTTCTCTTCCTCCTCCGCCCACTGCTCGCCCATGAAGAAAGCCTTCGAACAGAATGTGTCCCGCGCCAAGCCGCGCGTCCGCCTTGGTGCGCTGACGGGCCTCCTGGATTCTCCCGAGGGTGCCGAGACCGCCGAGGACGCGCCCGAGCCTGTCGCGGAGGCCCCCGCGCCCGCCGCCCCGGACCTGTCCTCCGAGGTGCGTGCCCGCATTGAGCGTGCGAGGGCGCCTCGTCCCACGGCGGCCGAGGCGATTGACGCGGCCCTGCGGGCCCCGCTGTCCCAGCCCGAGGCGCAGGCGATGGCCGCGGTGCACT comes from Hyalangium minutum and encodes:
- a CDS encoding ParA family protein; protein product: MEAPTYTAKQVAEMLGVSAKELSQALKKDAYTPDDLWELRATLQKYPEVITHRRQLFLNFKGGTGKTSLSTSYAWRLAELGYAVLLIDLDSQGHSTKCLGYEGEDFPKTLQDVLVRKAPLSQVIQKSTLPNLDFVPSNLSMSTVDLALMPMAGREFKLRNALKEVEAQYDVIVFDAPPSFGLLNLNALMAANDLFVPVLADFLSFHGLKLLFETVQSLEEDLQHVLDHVFIVVNSFNATFKLAKEALEALQTHYPEYLLPTIIRQCTKFALASSEGRPVFVADPASKGATDIQAMIDHVLPLMAATAPKAGAKATKAS